The genomic window CTCATGAACTATACAAGGGCAGAGGGCAACGCAAAGGTAAGCATGGTTGCCATGATAGCAGGGGCTATCATAGATATTATCCTCTGTTATATATTTATAGTGCGAATGCAGATGGGTGTTAAAGGCGCAGGCGTTGCCACAATTATAGCCCAGCTCTTTTCCATGCTGTACCTGTTAAACTATTATAGGTCAGGTAAGAATTATCTCAAGATCAGGGTAGCCAATTTTATCCCGGATATAAAGATCATGAAGGAGATGTCAGCAATAGGCTCCGGCGCATTTATACAGATGTTTGCGAGCAGCCTGGCCGCAATGATACTCTTCAAGATGGCAGCGACCTATGGAGGTGACTATGCACTTGGCGCCTTTGGCATAGCGCAGAGGATACTCATGTTCATAACCATGCCTGGAATGGTCTTAAGCCAGGGGGTCCAGCCAATACTTGGCTTCAACTACGGGGCAAAACGTTTCAGGCTTGTCATAAGGTCCATGAACCTTGCCCTGGTCTGGTCACTGATATTCGGCACAGCGGGTTTTCTTCTCGTTTATTTTACCCCTGAACCGTTTATAAGAATATTCACTGATGACCCTGAACTGATAAAGATGAGCATAGCAACAAACAGATATATGTTCCTGGCCCTTCCGCTGTTAGGGCCGCTCCATATCGGCACCATGATATTCCAGGCAATCGGTAAGGCAAAGCAGGCATTTATTACAGCATTTGGCAGACCGGTAATTTTCCTGATACCATCTGCCCTCTTCTGGACCCATCTGTTCAGGCTCAAAGGGGTATGGCTTGCATTCCCTTCATCTGATGTTCTGACATTTTTTCTAGTCGGAATTCTTATGCTGCCCATACTTACAGAATTTAGAAAAGGGATTACTCAGAATGAAATACCCCAAACCTTACAGTAAATTTTTCCAGATTATTGATCCGGTTTTTTATTGAAGTATATGGGTAGTTTATATTATACGGTCTACGGTATGAGGTTTAAGGTATGTGGTTTGTGGTTTAAGGCTTGAGGAAAAACATATGACGCAGTTTGGATATGCAGGTAATATCCTTAAAGTTGACCTGACAAACAGAAATATAACAAGGCTTGATACAGCAGGGTATTCAGACAGATTTATTGGCGGCAGGGGTATTGCTGCAAAACTTTTCTGGGACTTTGTTCCGCCTGAAACAAAGGCATTTGATCCTGAAAACTGCCTGATCTGCGCCACAGGCCCTGTTGCAGGTTTTACAGGGTTCGCCGGCTCAAGATGGCAAATCTGCGGTAAATCACCCCAGGGAGACAGGGAGACATTTTCCTATTCCAACCTGGGAGGCAGATGGGGTGTCATGCTGAAATACGCAGGATACGACGGCCTTATCATACAGGGGAAAGCTGATAAACCGGTCTACATCGTAATCAAGGATGATTCAGTAGAGATAAAGGATGCCTCGCGCTTCTGGGGAATGTCAGCCTTTCATGCTACTGATGCGCTCAAGGCTGAACATGGAAAGGATTTCAGCATCCTTACAATAGGTAAGGCAGCAGAAAATCTCGTAGTCTTTGCCACTGTACTTGCGGAAGACCGCTCTTCAGGCTCCGCTGGCCTTGGGGCCGTGATGGGTTCAAAACTGCTTAAGGCCGTTATCGTTGCAGGTGATAAAAGACCTGTAGCAGCCAATCCTGATAAGTTAAAAATCCTGGCAAGACAAATCCGTGAAATTCACAAAACAGCAGATCATGATGAAGGGATGTGGAAGATAAATGACTCCTTTAAAAAGCATATCTGTTACGGATGCGGTGTTGGATGTGGTCGTTATGTATACCCTTATTTTAATGGCAGTAAATATAAATCCCTTTGCCAGGCAATGATGTTTTATTTTAAACCCGTAATGGAATATAACAAAGGAAAGGACAACAGTGAGACACGAATGCTCGCCTCCAGGCTCTGCGACGATTACGGGCTTGATACATCTGTTATGCATGGCATGGTTGACTGGCTCTCATACTGCTACAAGGATGGAACCCTCACAGAAGAAGAGGCCGGCCTTCCCCTTTCAAAGATGGGGACACCCGAATTCATAGAAATCCTTACAGCAAAGATTGCCTCAAGAGAAGGTTTCGGTGACCTCCTTGCTAAAGGCACCATAGAGGCCGCAGAGGCCATAGGCGAGTCTGCAAAAAAACATCTAGGGTATTGCGTTGCTACCAGGAACAGTGAAACAAAGGATTATGACCCGCGTCTCATACCTGCAAACGCTCTCATATATGCAACTGAGCCGAGAAGACCTATCCAGACACTGCATGAGCCTGTATCATATCTTTTCAAATGGGTAGCATGGGCGAGAAAGATGGAGAATGCCTTTTTTTCGAGCGAAGTCTTTAGAAAATTTGCAAAACGTATCTGGGGAAGTGAAATTGCTGCCGATTTTACCACAATGGAAGGAAAGGCGCTTGCATCAAAAAAGGCCATTGACAGGGCCTATGTAAAGGAAAGCCTTATACTGTGTGACCTGAGCTGGATGGCAATATGGCAGGACTACTTTACCAGAAACATGGATGAACCTGCCCTTGAATGGCAGATATATTCCGCTGTAACAGGCAGAGAGGTTGATGAGGACGGCTTGAACCGGCTTGGTGAAAGAAATATCAACATGCAGAGGGCCATTCATTTAAAACACGGGTGGAAGGGAAGGACAGATGATCAGATGATGGATTACTATTTTACCCAGCCCCTTAAAAAATGGGAGCTCTTCTGCGATCCTGAGTGCATAATACCGGGTAAAAATGATGAAATAGTATGCGTTGAGGGCAGTGTATTTGACAGGAATGCATTTGAAAAATTGAAAGATGAGTATTATGAATTACGTGGCTGGGATGTGGAAACAGGTCTATTAAAGGAGTCAACCCTTAAGGGTTTTGATATGGCGGATATTGCAGAGGAGCTTGGCAAGCTGGGATTGTTAAAATAGTAAGAAGGTCATTATTTCAAAAATATGAACGCCCAACATCGAACGTCGAACTTTCAACTTCCAATGAAAAATCTAAAGCAAAAAAAAGACAATGCGTTCTGTCTTCAAATGAACTTTGGATGTTGAGCGTTGGACGTTCATATTTTGTGAAATTCAAATAATATACAAAATGATAAGCTTCCAACTTTCTTTTATCCTGGATCTTGAATCTTCAATTTTGAATCTTGAATTTTTAATCTTGTTTCTATTTCTCTGCGTTTATTTCAAGGTCTGCATTTTTTACACATAAAGGGAACGGATCCATTATAGATAGTCCCCCGTCAACAGGAATAACCGTCCCTGTAACATATGTTGAATCATCACTGGCAAAAAATGCGCAGAGCCCGGCTATCCTGTCAGGTGTGCCGGCCTTGCGTGCAGGCACATCATTAAATACCTTTAACATAAGTGTATTAAGGTCAATGCCGTTATCCTTTGCAACCTGTCCGAAGCGCCCTTCTGTCATCTCCGAGAAGATAAAACCGGGGCAGATAACATT from Desulfatiglans sp. includes these protein-coding regions:
- a CDS encoding MATE family efflux transporter — encoded protein: MEENRFNKSVLDTDKIGHLLFKLSMPVFFGMFVHSLYNVISAIFIGRYVGHLGMAALSIAFPLQMIGFGLGTMSGIGGMSLISRFLGARENEQAEKSLGNGITLAVILSCLAIIGLMPFLNFWLTIMGASENVLPYAREYMIYIIISMIFAIIGTSLMNYTRAEGNAKVSMVAMIAGAIIDIILCYIFIVRMQMGVKGAGVATIIAQLFSMLYLLNYYRSGKNYLKIRVANFIPDIKIMKEMSAIGSGAFIQMFASSLAAMILFKMAATYGGDYALGAFGIAQRILMFITMPGMVLSQGVQPILGFNYGAKRFRLVIRSMNLALVWSLIFGTAGFLLVYFTPEPFIRIFTDDPELIKMSIATNRYMFLALPLLGPLHIGTMIFQAIGKAKQAFITAFGRPVIFLIPSALFWTHLFRLKGVWLAFPSSDVLTFFLVGILMLPILTEFRKGITQNEIPQTLQ